GAGCAGGCCTACCTGTAAAGGTTTCATGAGTCAGCAATTCTACCTTAGCGAAGCATTTTGTTGTGGCGCCGCTCATCGCAGAGGAGCAAGATCTGGAAACAACGGGCATCGGCAGAGAACGGTTGATGACCAAACCGAGCACCACCGACCGTAGACTCTGTCCAAGGACGAGTTGCAAGATTCGTCGCTGATGAGCGCCGAGCGCGATTCGCACGCCCATCTCGTGACCATGGAGGCCGATCGGCCGAATGCTGGCCTCACGTCACACGCAGATCAAGGCTGGCTAGCGGTCGTCGGGCGCGGGACCAGCCTTGTCGCATCATGGCTCGACCGACCCTTGTCGAGATTCTCGCGATTGAGCGTCGCCGGCTCTCACTGCATTGGTACGGTGGTTGGCGCGCCTTCGTCTTTGACGAAGAAGACAAGAATTCGCGCCCGCTCGGTCTCGCTGGCGTTGCGCGAGACAGAGTGAATGTCGCTGGGCGATTCGTAGAATGTTTGCCCCTCGGTCAACGTCACTGGCTCCCCGCCCGCCACCTGCATGACCACGGAGCCCTCGAGCACGTATACGAACGTGTTCGCGTTGTGCCGGTGGGCGTCCGAGCTCACTCCCGGCGCGTATTCGACGGTGAGCATCACGGCCTCCTTGCCGTCGATGCCAACTAACGGCTTCGTGAGGAGGGGCGTCACTTTCGTGGATTCCGCGGATGGTTGTGCATCTACGCCACCCAGGGCGGCGAGTGATAAAACGAGCGCGGTCATTCCCAGTCTGAACATGCGTGTTCTCCTCTTGTGCGGATCTCACTTCCGCCAGGCTGCCAGGCTCAGCGTCGCCGGCACCACGGCGAAAGGCTATCGCGAAGGTGTTCCTACCCTTTCGTGGCGCAGGGGCTCTCACGCACCATGGTATCCGTGAAGTGACAGAAGGAGGACGCTGTGGGCTGAGCGCCTGCGCGGCGTCGACAACGAGTGCGCCTGCCCTTCTGTCTAAGATCCAGGAATGTTGCCACGGACCATCTTTGGCAGCGACGACGATGAGCCAGCAGGGCAAATGACGTTGAACGGGCGTGCGGCAATGTCCTATGGTTTGGTATGGTCGGTCGTTTCGTGGACGTCATTGGCGTGTTGAATACTCGACCGATTGCGCGCGGCTGCGGGACGTTCACCGCGGGGAATCAAGCCGTGGCAAACCGAGCCATAGCACCGCCACAGCACGAATCTGGATGCGTTCGCAAAGGGTGTGCATGCGCGAGTTCCTCGGATGGGCCTATTGGACGACGATCGGATATCCTGCTTGTATTAGCTCGTCAAATAAAGATGACGATCCTGGACACCGAAGCCGCGCCGCCGCCCGCTTGTATTGGGCGAGGAACGAGTACGTGGCAGGCACCGCGCGCGGCGCGACCCAGCCACGAATCCAGAGTGGCGACTTCGAGTCCATTTCTGTACCAAATGAGTTCGGCCGATGTTATGTCGCATGCGCATCAACTCGTGCCGGAACGAGTTGATGCGTACATGGCATACGACACGTCAGAGCTATGCCGCACGCAGATGATAATCTGAAGGCCGCCCAGTCGCTCGAGAGGGGGCTCCGCCCGCCACGGGTGAAGACGATGTCTTCACCCGCTTTGCGCCGGCCGAGTTAGTCGGTTCTCAGTACCACGTTCGGATCCAGCCGCGATGCACGCCACGCCGGCAGCCAAGCATCAGACGGTTAGCCCGCTATGTGCATCGCGGGCACAGCGTCGCATGGGGCGAGCCCAACGATTTGGCAGAGAGTTCGGTACATCGCCCGTCGACAGTCGTGCTGTGAAAGCATCGCGAGCTCCGACGACCCGTCGCCCGAGACGCGCCGCACGGCCAACCTACGTTCTGCGTTTTCCGCGACGCCGGCCGTGTTCGCCGGCAACGTACGCGGACGGCGTGCGGCCCGTCATGGCCTTGAAGTCGCGGATGAAGTGGGCCTGATCGAAATAGCCGAGATCGAGCGCGAGCAGTGCCCAGTCGACCGGGCGGTCTTCCGCGAGGCGTTCGACCACCTCGTGCAGGCGGTAGCGGTTGATGACCCACTTCGGGCCCACGCCGACGTACTCGTTGAAGAGGCGCTGCAGCGTGCGCATCTGTAGACCGTGGCGCTCGAGGATCTGTTCGACGCGCGTTACGCTGCGATCCTCGGCGATCTCGTCGACGATGGCGCCAACGCGCTCCACCTCGGGGTCTGCCGGCGGCCGGTGTGCGTCGAGGAAGCGTTCCGCGGCGGCGACCATCGCTGTCTCGTCCGGCGATGCTCCTGACACGTCTGCTTGCAGAGCGTCGGCC
The genomic region above belongs to Luteitalea sp. and contains:
- a CDS encoding cupin domain-containing protein; translation: MFRLGMTALVLSLAALGGVDAQPSAESTKVTPLLTKPLVGIDGKEAVMLTVEYAPGVSSDAHRHNANTFVYVLEGSVVMQVAGGEPVTLTEGQTFYESPSDIHSVSRNASETERARILVFFVKDEGAPTTVPMQ
- a CDS encoding helix-turn-helix domain-containing protein, with the translated sequence MGREVGKARGILRHAPAPGGEFHHARIAPASGLAGFVQHFWIVRWDLRGFPPQLRETLPHPNVHLTLAPGESRIYGVQTGRFTRVLEDRGGVFGVKFRPGGFHPFLRRPVSSLRDRTIPPRLLFHEAADALQADVSGASPDETAMVAAAERFLDAHRPPADPEVERVGAIVDEIAEDRSVTRVEQILERHGLQMRTLQRLFNEYVGVGPKWVINRYRLHEVVERLAEDRPVDWALLALDLGYFDQAHFIRDFKAMTGRTPSAYVAGEHGRRRGKRRT